From a single Hypomesus transpacificus isolate Combined female chromosome 14, fHypTra1, whole genome shotgun sequence genomic region:
- the syt7a gene encoding synaptotagmin-7 isoform X4 — protein sequence MVTGGHRAGKWQTVQSHMQSGGLRPSKVGGNKPGNSPKGHPPDADGHSSVTDLANSLTGDMVMLSPGSDDDHEGPISEKLGRIQFSVGYSFQDSTLTVKVLKGQELPAKDFSGTSDPFVKLYLLPDKKHRLETKVKRKNLNPHWNETFLFEGFPYEKVRERTLYLQVLDYDRFSRNDPIGEVSIPLNKVELGHMQTFWKELKPCSDGSGRRGDLLLSLCYNPTANIITVNIIKARNLKAMDIGGTSDPYVKVWLMHKDKRVEKKKTVTMKRCLNPVFNESFPFDVPAHVLRETTIIITVMDKDRLSRNDVIGKIYLSWKSGPAEVKHWKDMMGRPRTNVAQWHALKA from the exons ATGGTGACGGGGGGACACAGGGCGGGCAAGTGGCAGACGGTCCAGAGCCACATGCAGTCCGGAGGATTGAGGCCCAGCAA GGTTGGGGGCAACAAACCAGGCAACAGCCCCAAGGGCCATCCCCCTGACGCAGACGGCCACTCCTCTGTGACTGATCTGGCCAACTCCCTTACTGGTGACATGGTGATG CTATCTCCGGGCTCAGACGATGACCACGAAGGACCAATCAGTGAAAAGCTGGGCCGGATCCAGTTCAGTGTGGGCTACAGCTTCCAGGACTCCACCCTCACCGTCAAGGTCCTAAAGGGCCAAGAGCTGCCCGCTAAGGACTTTTCTGGAACCTCTGACCCCTTCGTCAAGCTCTATCTGCTTCCCGACAAGAAGCACAGGCTGGAGACCAAGGTCAAGAGGAAGAATCTCAACCCTCATTGGAACGAAACCTTCCTCTTTGAAG GCTTCCCCTATGAGAAGGTGAGGGAACGGACCCTGTACCTGCAGGTTCTAGACTACGATCGCTTCAGCAGGAACGACCCCATAGGGGAGGTGTCCATTCCCCTGAACAAGGTGGAGCTGGGCCATATGCAGACCTTCTGGAAGGAGCTGAAGCCCTGCAGTGATGGCAGT gGGAGACGAGGGGACCTGCTGCTGTCCCTGTGCTATAATCCCACTGCCAACATCATCACTGTGAACATCATAAAAGCACGCAATCTGAAAGCCATGGATATTGGGGGCACCTCAG ACCCCTATGTGAAGGTTTGGCTGATGCACAAGGACAAGCGCGTGGAGAAAAAGAAGACGGTGACCATGAAGCGCTGTCTGAACCCCGTCTTCAACGAGTCCTTCCCCTTCGACGTGCCCGCCCACGTTCTGAGGGaaaccaccatcatcatcaccgtcATGGACAAGGACAGGCTCAGCCGCAACGACGTCATCGGCAAG ATCTACCTGTCATGGAAGAGTGGACCAGCAGAGGTGAAGCACTGGAAGGACATGATGGGACGGCCGCGTACTAACGTGGCCCAATGGCACGCCCTCAAGGCCT
- the syt7a gene encoding synaptotagmin-7 isoform X3, whose amino-acid sequence MVTGGHRAGKWQTVQSHMQSGGLRPSNEGKMVVLSLAIGLAEQDDFANIPDLQEATQTAPANQEPPPEKRVGGNKPGNSPKGHPPDADGHSSVTDLANSLTGDMVMLSPGSDDDHEGPISEKLGRIQFSVGYSFQDSTLTVKVLKGQELPAKDFSGTSDPFVKLYLLPDKKHRLETKVKRKNLNPHWNETFLFEGFPYEKVRERTLYLQVLDYDRFSRNDPIGEVSIPLNKVELGHMQTFWKELKPCSDGSGRRGDLLLSLCYNPTANIITVNIIKARNLKAMDIGGTSDPYVKVWLMHKDKRVEKKKTVTMKRCLNPVFNESFPFDVPAHVLRETTIIITVMDKDRLSRNDVIGKIYLSWKSGPAEVKHWKDMMGRPRTNVAQWHALKA is encoded by the exons ATGGTGACGGGGGGACACAGGGCGGGCAAGTGGCAGACGGTCCAGAGCCACATGCAGTCCGGAGGATTGAGGCCCAGCAA TGAAGGAAAGATGGTGGTCCTGTCTCTGGCTATCGGACTGGCTGAGCAGGACGACTTTGCCAATATCCCAGATCTGCAGGAGGCAACCCAGACAGCGCCGGCCAATCAGGAGCCCCCTCCTGAGAAGAG GGTTGGGGGCAACAAACCAGGCAACAGCCCCAAGGGCCATCCCCCTGACGCAGACGGCCACTCCTCTGTGACTGATCTGGCCAACTCCCTTACTGGTGACATGGTGATG CTATCTCCGGGCTCAGACGATGACCACGAAGGACCAATCAGTGAAAAGCTGGGCCGGATCCAGTTCAGTGTGGGCTACAGCTTCCAGGACTCCACCCTCACCGTCAAGGTCCTAAAGGGCCAAGAGCTGCCCGCTAAGGACTTTTCTGGAACCTCTGACCCCTTCGTCAAGCTCTATCTGCTTCCCGACAAGAAGCACAGGCTGGAGACCAAGGTCAAGAGGAAGAATCTCAACCCTCATTGGAACGAAACCTTCCTCTTTGAAG GCTTCCCCTATGAGAAGGTGAGGGAACGGACCCTGTACCTGCAGGTTCTAGACTACGATCGCTTCAGCAGGAACGACCCCATAGGGGAGGTGTCCATTCCCCTGAACAAGGTGGAGCTGGGCCATATGCAGACCTTCTGGAAGGAGCTGAAGCCCTGCAGTGATGGCAGT gGGAGACGAGGGGACCTGCTGCTGTCCCTGTGCTATAATCCCACTGCCAACATCATCACTGTGAACATCATAAAAGCACGCAATCTGAAAGCCATGGATATTGGGGGCACCTCAG ACCCCTATGTGAAGGTTTGGCTGATGCACAAGGACAAGCGCGTGGAGAAAAAGAAGACGGTGACCATGAAGCGCTGTCTGAACCCCGTCTTCAACGAGTCCTTCCCCTTCGACGTGCCCGCCCACGTTCTGAGGGaaaccaccatcatcatcaccgtcATGGACAAGGACAGGCTCAGCCGCAACGACGTCATCGGCAAG ATCTACCTGTCATGGAAGAGTGGACCAGCAGAGGTGAAGCACTGGAAGGACATGATGGGACGGCCGCGTACTAACGTGGCCCAATGGCACGCCCTCAAGGCCT